Proteins from one Telopea speciosissima isolate NSW1024214 ecotype Mountain lineage chromosome 1, Tspe_v1, whole genome shotgun sequence genomic window:
- the LOC122664371 gene encoding pathogenesis-related protein 1A-like produces MVSYKLELLALLSLIGLLAFFHVSQAQNSQNDYLSPHNAARSEVGVGSMTWDDTVAAYAQNYANQRAGDCALQHSGGQYGENIAWSSGDMSATDAVKLWVDEKAYYDYNSNSCAEGQQCGHYTQVVWRNSVKLGCGRVTCSSGGTFITCNYDPPGNYVGERPY; encoded by the coding sequence ATGGTTTCATATAAGCTTGAGTTATTAGCTCTTCTTAGCCTTATTGGCTTATTAGCCTTCTTCCATGTCTCCCAAGCCCAAAACTCTCAAAATGACTACCTATCACCCCACAATGCCGCCCGTTCAGAGGTTGGTGTTGGATCAATGACATGGGACGACACAGTAGCTGCTTATGCTCAAAACTACGCCAACCAGAGAGCCGGAGATTGTGCTCTCCAGCACTCCGGTGGACAGTACGGTGAGAACATTGCTTGGAGTTCCGGTGATATGTCGGCAACAGATGCTGTCAAGCTGTGGGTGGATGAGAAAGCGTACTATGATTACAATTCCAATTCTTGTGCCGAGGGACAACAGTGCGGCCACTATACCCAGGTGGTTTGGAGGAACTCAGTTAAGCTTGGTTGTGGTAGAGTTACATGCAGCAGTGGAGGGACCTTCATCACCTGCAACTATGATCCTCCAGGCAACTATGTAGGGGAACGTCCTTATTGA
- the LOC122664323 gene encoding pathogenesis-related protein 1-like: MVSYKLIESLALLLSLIGLLAFFPVSQAQNSQDDYLSPHNAARSDVGVGSMTWNDTVAAYAQDYANQRAGDCALQHSGGPYGENIAWSSGDMSATDAVNMWVDEKAYYDYNSNSCAEGKECGHYTQVVWSSSNQLGCGRVTCNSGGTFITCNYYPPGNYVGEKPY, translated from the coding sequence ATGGTTTCATACAAGCTTATTGAGTCGTTAGCTCTTCTTCTTAGCCTCATTGGCTTATTAGCCTTCTTCCCTGTCTCCCAAGCCCAAAACTCTCAAGATGACTACCTATCACCCCACAATGCTGCACGTTCAGATGTGGGTGTTGGATCAATGACATGGAACGACACAGTAGCTGCTTATGCTCAAGACTATGCCAACCAGAGAGCCGGAGATTGTGCTCTCCAGCACTCTGGCGGACCGTACGGTGAGAACATTGCTTGGAGTTCCGGTGACATGTCGGCCACAGATGCTGTCAATATGTGGGTTGATGAGAAAGCCTACTATGATTACAATTCCAATTCTTGTGCCGAGGGAAAAGAGTGTGGGCACTATACCCAGGTGGTTTGGAGCAGCTCGAATCAGCTTGGTTGTGGTAGAGTTACTTGCAACAGTGGAGGGACCTTCATCACTTGCAACTATTATCCTCCAGGCAACTATGTAGGAGAGAAACCTTATTAA